One Natronomonas gomsonensis genomic window, GGGTGTGTAGCCGACGACGAACCGCGCCGGGATGTCCTGGGTTCGGAGCATCGTCACCATCGTCGTCGCGAAGTACGTACAGTAGCCCGCGTCCATCTCGAAGAGGAACTCGTCGGCGATGTTCCCGCGCGGCCGTTCGATATCCAGCGAGTAGTCGTAGCTGTTCTGGAGCCACTGTTCGAGGACGCGAGCGGTGTCGTAGGGGTTTTCGGCGTTGGCAGTGAGTCGGTCGGTCCGCTCGGTCACGCGGGCGGGCGTACTGGACGGCAACTGCGTGTACCGCTCGGTGACGGCGTCGGGGTAGTCGGTGCCGGCACTCCGGAGCTCCGCCGGCGGGGCGACGGGCACCTCGCTCGTGGCGGTGTAGGATTCGCCGGCCTGTAGCGGACTGGCGGGCTGGAACGCGCCGCTGTCGGTCACTTGGACGGGAACGGGAACGTCGTCGATGTCGACGGGCGTGTTCGCCGCCGGGAGCGTCGCGATGTCGGTTTCGGCGGTGTAGCGCTGTTCGAGCGTCCGGCTCTCGCCGGGGGGCGGCGGCAGCGACCCGCCGTAGTTGCGCATCTCGCCGCTTTGGACCCATCCCCCGCCGGTGTAGCGGTCGTAGGTGCCGACCCGCCAGTACGCCTCGGCGTCGGCTTCGACCGTGTAGCGTACTTCCGGGGAGAGTTCGACGGGGCCGGTGACGGCGAGGCTGTCGCCGGCGTGGACGAGACTCGACTCCATCGTCGAGGTCTGGGTACCGACGCCTTCCGTGGAGATGAACGACCCGGCGGCGCCGGGGACAACTCCGATGAACAGCGTCAACACGACCATCGTCGCGAGCAAGACGACGACGCCGTCGGCGTTTCTGAGTGACTCGCCGCGGCGGTCGCAGTCGCCGAAGGCCAACGCGAGGGTGACGCCGACGACGCCGACGAGCGTGGTCGGCGTCGTCGCGTCGCCGGTCAACACGACCACACCGAGGGCGCCGCCGGCGACGGCGCTGGCGGCGACGTAGTTGCGACGCAACGCGAGGTAGGTGGCCAGAAAGACCGGGCCGGGGGCGGCCGAAAGCGCCCACACGTCGGCGTTGACGATGCGGAGCACCGAGAGGCCGCTCAACAGCGCGAACACGTCGCTCACCATCGGCCCGACCAACACGAGGAAGCCGAATCCGCCGGGGAGCGACTGGATGTAGAGGTAGGTGCCAATGACGACGGCCGCGGCGCCGATGCCGAAGGCGGTTCGCGGGCGAATGAGCCACGCCAGCACAGCGCCGGCGAGTGCGGCCCCACCGACGACGTAGTACAGAAGCGTCGCGTCGCCGGTGATGACGAGTATCCGATAGAGGACGTAACAGAACGCCCCCAGCGTGGTCGCGACGCCACCGAGCGCGAGGAGGCGGGCCGGGGCGACCGGAGCCTCGACGGCACCGAGGGCGTCGCGAACCGACCTGTCGGTCGTGCTCACGCCAACACCTCCCGACTCCGGTTGCCCCCCGAAAGTCCCTCGAAGTCGACTTCGCGGTTGGCGAACGTCACGGTCGCACTGCCACCTCGCCCGAGGACGTATACGTCGGCGTTCCGCCGTCGTTCGGGGTCGACCCACCCGTCGTCGGTGCGTGCGAGGAGTCGAAGCACCGAAACGATGTCGCCGGGGTGGGCGACGGTGCTCCCGTCGGGGACCGTCACGGCGACGGTGACGCCGATGTCGTGGAGGTGGGAGACGAGCGAGGCGACGCTTTCGGCCATCGCGTCGGCGCTGCCCAACGCCGATTCACCGACAACTTCGAGTTGGGTCGCCTCCGAACGGCTCTCGTATTCGGCGACGACGAACTCCTCGTCCGTTCGCTTCGCGCTCGCCCGCCAGTGGATGTCCCGCATCGTGTCGCCGGGGCCGTACTCACGGAGGCGGTCGAACGACGAGCGGTCGTCGCCGAGGACGCGACTCACGAGCGACCCCAACGTGTCGTCTTCGAGTCCGTACACGTCGGGA contains:
- a CDS encoding transglutaminase TgpA family protein, yielding MSTTDRSVRDALGAVEAPVAPARLLALGGVATTLGAFCYVLYRILVITGDATLLYYVVGGAALAGAVLAWLIRPRTAFGIGAAAVVIGTYLYIQSLPGGFGFLVLVGPMVSDVFALLSGLSVLRIVNADVWALSAAPGPVFLATYLALRRNYVAASAVAGGALGVVVLTGDATTPTTLVGVVGVTLALAFGDCDRRGESLRNADGVVVLLATMVVLTLFIGVVPGAAGSFISTEGVGTQTSTMESSLVHAGDSLAVTGPVELSPEVRYTVEADAEAYWRVGTYDRYTGGGWVQSGEMRNYGGSLPPPPGESRTLEQRYTAETDIATLPAANTPVDIDDVPVPVQVTDSGAFQPASPLQAGESYTATSEVPVAPPAELRSAGTDYPDAVTERYTQLPSSTPARVTERTDRLTANAENPYDTARVLEQWLQNSYDYSLDIERPRGNIADEFLFEMDAGYCTYFATTMVTMLRTQDIPARFVVGYTPGQQVDDSEWVVRGYNSHAWVEVYFPEHGWVKFDPTPSDPRIAEEREILADARSDNDSDIDTDDSLDSDFDQGTPDPTTPEGPNGTDTEPNGTETTPTDGPPGADDDGEFSLPTIPVPTPEEAGFGLLIFAGVVAGLRRTGTDRRLYRELWLRRLPADDPEDVVAGVYHRVVHLEERDGRQKGPGETPRQFLAGDDRIERVGRLYEQARYGHGVDAADAAAARADLADLLEERSRLPHLVEKRDTRSR
- a CDS encoding DUF58 domain-containing protein, which produces MLTNVRNLRPTRRGLTVFTVALLAFLLGAGAGARSLNAVVVPALVGLGAGAVQLLRADPPTVERSTPEAGFPGESRTVTLSVDADVPCTVTESLADGVDADTTEAAVGHGGIFEYHIELRRRGEHDLGPATCRVTDSLGLFRTDVETAGTTTALVYPDVYGLEDDTLGSLVSRVLGDDRSSFDRLREYGPGDTMRDIHWRASAKRTDEEFVVAEYESRSEATQLEVVGESALGSADAMAESVASLVSHLHDIGVTVAVTVPDGSTVAHPGDIVSVLRLLARTDDGWVDPERRRNADVYVLGRGGSATVTFANREVDFEGLSGGNRSREVLA